Proteins encoded together in one Pontiella desulfatans window:
- a CDS encoding lipid biosynthesis B12-binding/radical SAM protein — protein sequence MSDNSKILLISTNWETSPYPVYPIGMGMVAAALKRAGHQVELFDFLQSGCSFDALKERVAAVRPDVVGLSLRNIDNVNAVNEHRYIDSVKQIAESVRQTSPAPIILGGSAFSIMPEEILAKVGADYGVVGEGEVLMCSFMELLEAGQLPAERILRAPQNLEKDAIPSAYYEPAMVDYYMAHGKTISIQTKRGCDKHCIYCSYPFLEGRNFRMRNAVDVVDDIERLVADREDSYIFFVDSVFNDNGGNYRDIVHEMHRRELCIPWTAYISPGGELDDEMFALMKATGFDAAEIGADAASDIALKGIGKDFTWQDVIDCNDLFRRHGITTAHYYMFGGPGETKETVLEGIENIRNLEQTANFMFMGIRILPGTGLMKIAQREGLVTDKTDIVEPIYYISKEVDRDWLETTLTEGFADKFNCVFPPDALDDKLHLLHKLGYGGTAYDMLIGAGKRKRRKRTT from the coding sequence ATGAGTGACAACTCGAAAATACTATTGATCTCCACCAACTGGGAAACATCGCCGTATCCGGTCTATCCGATCGGGATGGGCATGGTGGCCGCCGCGCTGAAGCGGGCCGGCCACCAGGTGGAACTGTTCGACTTCCTGCAAAGCGGGTGCTCCTTCGATGCGCTGAAGGAGCGTGTTGCCGCCGTGCGGCCGGATGTGGTGGGGCTTTCGCTGCGCAACATCGACAATGTGAATGCCGTCAACGAGCACCGCTACATCGATAGTGTGAAACAGATTGCCGAAAGCGTGCGCCAAACCAGCCCGGCCCCCATCATTCTTGGAGGCTCCGCCTTTTCCATCATGCCCGAGGAAATCCTGGCGAAGGTCGGAGCGGATTATGGCGTGGTCGGCGAGGGCGAAGTGCTGATGTGCAGCTTCATGGAATTGCTGGAGGCCGGGCAGCTGCCGGCGGAACGCATTCTGCGCGCCCCCCAGAATCTTGAGAAGGATGCGATTCCGTCGGCGTATTATGAACCCGCCATGGTCGATTACTACATGGCGCACGGGAAGACGATTTCGATCCAGACCAAGCGCGGCTGCGATAAGCACTGCATCTACTGCTCCTATCCCTTTCTGGAGGGACGGAATTTCCGGATGCGTAACGCGGTGGATGTGGTTGACGATATTGAGCGGTTGGTGGCGGACCGCGAGGACAGCTATATCTTTTTTGTCGATTCGGTGTTCAATGACAACGGGGGGAACTATCGCGACATCGTTCATGAAATGCACCGGCGGGAACTTTGCATTCCGTGGACGGCCTATATCTCGCCGGGCGGGGAGCTCGACGACGAAATGTTCGCGCTGATGAAAGCGACCGGATTCGATGCCGCCGAGATCGGCGCGGACGCCGCTAGCGATATCGCGCTCAAAGGCATCGGCAAGGATTTTACCTGGCAGGATGTCATCGATTGCAACGACCTATTCCGGCGCCATGGCATCACGACCGCGCATTACTACATGTTCGGCGGGCCGGGCGAAACGAAGGAGACGGTGCTCGAAGGCATTGAAAACATTCGCAACCTGGAACAGACCGCCAACTTCATGTTCATGGGCATCCGCATCCTGCCGGGCACCGGGCTGATGAAGATTGCGCAGCGCGAAGGGCTGGTGACGGATAAGACCGACATCGTTGAACCGATCTACTACATCTCGAAGGAGGTCGATCGCGATTGGCTCGAAACCACGCTGACCGAGGGCTTTGCCGATAAGTTTAACTGCGTTTTCCCGCCCGACGCGCTCGACGACAAGTTGCACCTCCTGCACAAGCTAGGCTACGGCGGCACCGCCTACGACATGCTCATCGGCGCCGGAAAACGCAAGCGGCGCAAGCGTACAACCTAG
- a CDS encoding glycosyltransferase family 2 protein encodes MNEVLSDSVWCVVPVYNNGGTVEAVARACREQLDHVLVVDDGCTDVDVGALFEGSDIEVLRHESNMGKGQAILSALEFVHGRGGKWMVTVDADGQHDPGDIPKFFPAMQAHPDSIMIGARDFSGENIPGGSRFGRKFSNFWIKLECGTTVSDSQSGFRVYPVELLTQMKLKGSRYDFEVEVLTKAVWHGLKLVDVPIGVHYPPKDERISHFDQWKDNVRLSGRHTLLVARRLVPWPHKKLVKPDSTDWKYLLKHPGKFLAMLLKENSTPVELGVAAGVGILLATLPLIACHTIAILYVSTKLNLNRLLALNIQHLCAPPLVPMACIALGFYMRNGHWLGMEELKTFASNLHQHLLNWLVGSLVLAPVLAIVGGLIVFFIANGLQRKGAVGHA; translated from the coding sequence TTGAACGAAGTTCTATCAGATTCCGTATGGTGCGTGGTTCCCGTTTATAACAACGGCGGGACGGTTGAGGCCGTTGCGCGCGCGTGCCGGGAGCAGCTCGACCACGTGCTGGTGGTGGACGACGGCTGCACGGACGTGGATGTGGGCGCGCTGTTCGAAGGTTCGGATATCGAGGTGCTTCGGCACGAGTCCAACATGGGCAAGGGGCAGGCGATTCTGTCGGCGCTGGAGTTTGTCCATGGGCGTGGCGGGAAATGGATGGTCACCGTCGATGCGGATGGGCAGCACGATCCGGGCGATATCCCAAAGTTTTTTCCGGCCATGCAGGCACATCCGGACAGCATCATGATCGGCGCGCGCGATTTTTCGGGCGAGAACATTCCGGGGGGCAGCCGGTTTGGCCGCAAGTTTTCCAACTTCTGGATCAAGCTGGAGTGCGGGACGACCGTTTCGGATTCGCAAAGCGGCTTCCGGGTCTATCCGGTGGAGCTGCTCACCCAAATGAAGCTGAAGGGGAGCCGCTACGATTTCGAGGTGGAGGTGCTGACCAAGGCGGTTTGGCACGGACTCAAATTGGTGGACGTGCCGATCGGCGTCCACTATCCACCGAAAGACGAGCGCATTTCCCACTTCGACCAGTGGAAGGACAATGTGCGTTTGTCGGGGCGGCATACGTTGCTGGTTGCACGTCGCCTGGTGCCGTGGCCGCACAAGAAACTGGTGAAGCCGGACTCCACGGATTGGAAATATTTGCTCAAGCACCCCGGCAAGTTTCTCGCAATGCTGCTGAAGGAAAACTCAACGCCGGTTGAGCTTGGAGTCGCTGCCGGAGTTGGGATTCTTTTGGCGACGCTTCCGTTGATTGCCTGCCACACCATCGCAATTCTCTATGTCTCGACCAAACTCAACCTCAACCGGCTGCTGGCACTGAACATCCAGCATCTTTGCGCGCCGCCGTTGGTGCCGATGGCCTGCATCGCCTTGGGATTCTACATGCGCAACGGGCATTGGCTGGGCATGGAGGAGCTGAAAACGTTCGCCTCCAACCTGCACCAGCATCTGCTGAATTGGTTGGTCGGATCGCTGGTGCTGGCTCCTGTATTGGCGATTGTTGGCGGATTGATCGTGTTCTTCATTGCAAATGGATTGCAACGGAAGGGGGCGGTTGGCCATGCCTGA
- a CDS encoding LpxL/LpxP family acyltransferase, whose amino-acid sequence MPEANPPRQRGNRLGIWFFKTLMRISGLRGAYALLYPVCLHYAIFDRSAVRSALPYLSRRFPEMSAFRKWGMAYRLFISQGKNLIDRHALVAGAVEFDTAIEGYEQVKALSDGRQGFILLTSHVGNWQTVMDSLRKLNRTVHLLMKPEMNVAVRDAVQVDAEESRIRIISPDQQMGGVLQVMDALEQGDIVSIMGDRAYGADSVQVDFMGAKVHFPYSAFHIAAAAKCPVVVLLSSKEGVNAYSVNMAEVLWPNLQRGLDRRAQLAEWVQKYADILENYLLAHPLQYFIFHDIWMDAD is encoded by the coding sequence ATGCCTGAAGCAAACCCACCGCGGCAACGTGGCAACCGTTTGGGCATCTGGTTTTTCAAAACCCTGATGCGGATTTCCGGATTGCGTGGCGCCTATGCACTGCTCTATCCGGTCTGTCTCCACTATGCCATTTTCGACCGTTCCGCCGTGCGGTCGGCCTTGCCCTACCTTTCGCGCCGCTTTCCGGAAATGTCGGCGTTCCGAAAGTGGGGGATGGCCTACCGGCTGTTTATCTCGCAGGGCAAGAATCTGATCGACCGCCATGCGCTGGTGGCCGGGGCGGTTGAGTTCGATACCGCCATCGAAGGTTATGAACAGGTGAAAGCCCTCAGCGACGGCAGGCAAGGGTTCATTCTGCTGACCTCGCACGTTGGAAACTGGCAAACGGTGATGGATTCGCTCCGGAAGCTGAACCGGACCGTGCATCTGCTGATGAAGCCGGAAATGAACGTGGCGGTGCGCGACGCGGTGCAGGTCGATGCCGAGGAGTCGCGCATCCGGATTATTTCGCCGGATCAGCAGATGGGCGGCGTGCTCCAGGTGATGGATGCCCTGGAGCAGGGCGATATTGTCTCGATCATGGGCGACCGCGCCTATGGGGCCGACAGCGTGCAGGTCGATTTCATGGGGGCGAAGGTGCATTTTCCCTACAGCGCATTCCATATCGCCGCCGCGGCCAAGTGCCCGGTGGTGGTGCTTCTTTCAAGCAAGGAGGGCGTGAACGCCTATTCGGTCAACATGGCCGAGGTGCTCTGGCCCAACCTGCAGCGCGGGCTCGACCGCCGGGCGCAGTTGGCGGAATGGGTGCAGAAATATGCCGACATTCTCGAAAACTATTTGTTGGCTCACCCGCTTCAATATTTTATTTTTCACGACATATGGATGGATGCGGACTAG
- a CDS encoding phosphopantetheine-binding protein, whose amino-acid sequence MDKETKLAEIREKLKVLLVDQLALEDVTPEEIEDDSELFGEGLGLDSLDAVEIVVMLQRNFNLEVKDMEKNREVFRTIGTLADYVYEKTEEA is encoded by the coding sequence ATGGATAAGGAAACGAAACTGGCGGAGATTCGCGAAAAGCTCAAAGTGTTGTTGGTCGATCAACTGGCGCTTGAGGATGTAACGCCCGAAGAGATCGAGGACGATAGCGAACTCTTTGGCGAAGGGCTTGGCCTGGACTCGCTCGACGCCGTGGAAATCGTCGTGATGCTCCAGCGCAACTTCAACCTCGAAGTCAAGGACATGGAGAAGAACCGCGAGGTCTTCCGCACCATCGGCACGCTCGCCGACTATGTCTACGAAAAGACCGAAGAAGCATAA
- a CDS encoding beta-ketoacyl-[acyl-carrier-protein] synthase family protein, with amino-acid sequence MGNILITGMGVVSAAGVGVAESVASMAAGERNVGPVSVFDSPIDLPVFEVKSLPPRTEPGKMRTLDLLEMAVDEAMAQAGLGSLEGLRVGVAMGTTVACQLNDLGFYSTFRAKRSAAMDSVDGFLEGNLAEATARRLGAIGPKLVVANACSSGTDSIGAALSWLKAGLCDIAFAGGSDEMNRIPLCGFNALGVASDKPCMPFDGNRTGLNLGEGAGVLILETAESAARRGAEANLRVCGYGSYADAYHLTAPHPEGEGLVRAIEMALGQAGISKDEIAFVNAHGTSTPDNDKVEGRTLLKLFGAGIKVLSTKGYTGHTLGGAGGIEAVFSAAGLAEGWIPGSAGFETVDEEIGLVPTTGKTEITGNYALSTSLAFGGNNAALVLGRDDS; translated from the coding sequence ATGGGGAACATTCTAATAACAGGAATGGGCGTGGTTTCGGCCGCCGGGGTCGGGGTGGCCGAATCGGTTGCATCGATGGCGGCCGGCGAGCGCAACGTTGGCCCGGTTTCGGTGTTCGATTCGCCGATCGACCTGCCGGTGTTCGAGGTCAAAAGCCTGCCGCCGCGCACCGAACCCGGAAAGATGCGTACCCTCGATCTGCTGGAAATGGCGGTCGATGAAGCAATGGCCCAGGCCGGACTCGGCTCGCTCGAGGGGCTGCGAGTGGGCGTTGCGATGGGAACCACCGTCGCTTGCCAGCTCAACGATCTTGGTTTCTATTCCACGTTCCGCGCCAAGCGTTCCGCCGCGATGGATTCGGTGGATGGTTTCCTGGAGGGGAATCTGGCCGAAGCAACCGCCCGGCGGTTGGGGGCCATCGGCCCCAAGCTGGTGGTGGCCAACGCCTGTTCTTCCGGAACCGACTCCATCGGCGCGGCCCTGAGCTGGCTCAAGGCCGGCCTGTGCGATATCGCCTTTGCCGGCGGTTCCGACGAGATGAACCGCATTCCGCTCTGTGGATTCAACGCCCTCGGTGTCGCCAGCGATAAACCCTGCATGCCGTTCGACGGCAACCGCACGGGCCTGAACCTCGGGGAAGGGGCCGGCGTGTTGATTCTCGAGACCGCCGAAAGCGCCGCCCGGCGCGGTGCTGAAGCCAACCTGCGGGTTTGCGGCTACGGCTCCTATGCCGATGCCTACCATCTCACCGCGCCGCATCCCGAAGGGGAGGGGCTGGTGCGCGCCATCGAAATGGCGCTGGGCCAGGCGGGTATTTCGAAGGATGAAATCGCCTTCGTGAATGCCCATGGAACATCGACCCCGGACAACGACAAGGTCGAGGGCCGCACGTTGCTGAAACTGTTCGGCGCCGGCATCAAGGTGCTGTCCACCAAAGGCTACACCGGCCACACGCTGGGCGGGGCCGGCGGGATCGAGGCCGTCTTTTCCGCCGCCGGACTCGCCGAAGGCTGGATTCCCGGAAGTGCCGGCTTCGAGACGGTCGATGAGGAAATCGGTTTGGTTCCAACAACCGGTAAAACCGAGATCACCGGAAACTATGCGCTCTCCACCTCGCTCGCCTTCGGCGGCAACAATGCGGCGTTGGTGCTGGGACGGGACGACTCATGA
- a CDS encoding beta-ketoacyl synthase chain length factor → MKVLGTGLVCARGRGAEAASREWREPTFLEVPFQDEPFPAYVIDAETLKDPVLKGMRRADRFSKMATLAACDAVADSGQAVEDSDRVGIIFATALGPHNTTFKFQDDIIDYGDAGVSPTIFSNSVHNAAVSYISRTLKIKGPTWTVTGFENPFEEAVLLAQAWLEEGRCDQVLLGGGDECGTVMEYICSQKLLIATDGRITADAYVPGEGAAFFLVGKGDGNLLAGADEAWTPLFGNMLTGSALACAASLMSEN, encoded by the coding sequence ATGAAGGTTTTAGGAACAGGTTTGGTTTGTGCGCGGGGGCGGGGAGCGGAGGCCGCTTCGCGGGAGTGGCGGGAGCCGACGTTTCTTGAGGTGCCGTTCCAGGACGAGCCGTTCCCGGCTTACGTCATCGATGCGGAAACGCTGAAGGATCCGGTGTTGAAGGGCATGCGCCGCGCCGATCGCTTTTCCAAGATGGCGACGTTGGCGGCTTGCGATGCCGTGGCCGATAGCGGGCAGGCGGTCGAGGATTCCGATCGGGTCGGGATCATTTTTGCAACGGCGCTGGGGCCGCACAACACGACGTTCAAGTTCCAGGACGACATCATCGACTATGGCGATGCCGGCGTTTCGCCCACCATTTTTTCCAACTCGGTGCACAATGCCGCGGTTTCCTACATTTCGCGTACGTTGAAGATCAAGGGTCCCACCTGGACGGTGACCGGATTCGAAAACCCTTTCGAGGAAGCGGTGCTGCTTGCGCAGGCCTGGCTCGAGGAAGGCCGGTGCGACCAGGTGCTGCTGGGAGGCGGCGACGAGTGCGGTACGGTCATGGAATATATTTGTTCCCAAAAGCTATTGATCGCCACCGATGGCCGGATTACGGCGGATGCCTATGTGCCGGGCGAGGGCGCCGCCTTTTTCCTGGTGGGGAAAGGCGATGGAAATCTACTGGCGGGTGCGGACGAGGCCTGGACTCCGCTCTTCGGAAACATGCTTACGGGTTCGGCGCTGGCCTGCGCGGCGTCGTTGATGAGTGAAAACTAA
- a CDS encoding THUMP domain-containing class I SAM-dependent RNA methyltransferase — protein MSEYLYQKTQQYFGQLAGGAEACGEAELKQLGATKISKGYLGYYFYADQRTLYTIVYRTRIFSRILAPLLAFDCHSEKYLYKTAQNIDWSEFLTLTKTFAITSNVADSNIRNSQYAGQILKDAIVDQFRTKTTKRPDVDTRFPDLLLNLYIHENKARISVDLGGGSLHKRGYRTESVEAPMQETLAATILRLSEWNGERPLYDPFCGSGTILCEAFMKAGNIPAAYLRRKFGFLRLPDFDAAVWNQVKTKANHETVEIAEELIKGSDLSADAVKAVRANRNELPEIGTIKVRRADFRDLEGFNNTTIVTNPPYGIRLGNTAEVAHLLKEFGDFLKQKCTGSTAFIYYGDKTLVKKLGLKPEWRHELRAGGLDGVLCKYELY, from the coding sequence ATGAGTGAATACCTTTACCAAAAGACCCAACAATATTTCGGGCAGCTCGCGGGCGGGGCCGAAGCCTGCGGCGAAGCCGAACTCAAGCAGCTGGGTGCCACCAAGATCAGCAAGGGCTATCTGGGCTACTATTTTTACGCCGACCAGCGAACCCTCTACACCATCGTCTACCGCACCCGGATCTTTTCGCGCATCCTCGCCCCTTTGCTGGCGTTCGACTGCCATTCCGAGAAATATCTCTACAAGACCGCGCAGAACATCGACTGGTCGGAGTTCCTGACCCTCACCAAGACGTTCGCCATCACCTCCAATGTCGCCGATAGCAACATCCGCAACTCGCAGTATGCCGGGCAGATCCTCAAGGATGCCATCGTCGACCAGTTCCGCACAAAAACCACTAAGCGCCCGGATGTCGACACCCGCTTCCCCGACCTGCTGCTCAACCTCTACATCCACGAAAACAAGGCGCGCATCAGCGTCGATCTCGGCGGCGGCTCGCTGCACAAGCGCGGCTACCGCACCGAATCGGTCGAAGCCCCCATGCAGGAAACCCTCGCCGCCACCATCCTGCGGCTCTCCGAATGGAACGGTGAGCGCCCGCTCTACGACCCGTTCTGCGGTTCCGGCACCATTCTTTGCGAAGCCTTCATGAAAGCCGGCAACATTCCCGCCGCCTATTTGCGCCGCAAATTCGGATTCCTGCGCCTGCCCGACTTCGATGCCGCCGTCTGGAACCAGGTCAAAACCAAGGCCAACCATGAGACGGTCGAAATTGCGGAAGAATTGATCAAAGGGAGCGACCTCAGCGCCGACGCCGTCAAGGCCGTCCGCGCCAACCGCAACGAGCTTCCGGAGATTGGAACCATCAAGGTGCGCCGCGCCGACTTCCGCGACCTCGAAGGCTTCAACAACACCACCATAGTCACCAACCCGCCCTACGGCATCCGTTTGGGCAATACGGCCGAGGTGGCACACCTGCTCAAGGAATTCGGCGATTTCCTGAAACAAAAATGCACCGGCTCCACCGCCTTCATCTACTACGGCGACAAAACCCTCGTCAAAAAACTCGGCCTCAAACCCGAATGGCGCCACGAGCTCCGCGCCGGCGGCCTCGACGGCGTGCTCTGCAAATACGAGCTGTATTGA
- the panD gene encoding aspartate 1-decarboxylase, protein MQRIMKKSKIHTATITGLELYYEGSVTIDRDLMDLADMLPGEQVQIVNLNNGQRFVTYTISGERGSGAIELNGPAARLAARGDRIIIISYGNYDDEEARKLEPIVVFVDENNRPVQKD, encoded by the coding sequence ATGCAGCGAATCATGAAAAAATCGAAAATACACACGGCCACCATCACGGGACTGGAGTTGTATTACGAAGGCAGCGTTACGATCGACCGCGATCTGATGGACCTGGCCGACATGCTGCCGGGCGAACAAGTCCAAATCGTCAATCTCAACAATGGCCAGCGCTTTGTCACCTACACCATTTCGGGCGAACGCGGCTCCGGTGCCATCGAACTCAACGGCCCCGCCGCCCGCCTGGCGGCCCGGGGCGACAGGATCATCATTATTTCCTACGGGAACTATGACGACGAGGAAGCCCGCAAGCTGGAGCCGATCGTGGTCTTCGTTGATGAAAACAACCGCCCCGTTCAGAAAGATTAA
- a CDS encoding DEAD/DEAH box helicase: MSDTLPYTEKKLKDWAGWRAYRDGKALFERGVVEKVTFEHPYITGILNLGPRGMRSKFEILKNGLVENHCPCRDNQERGLICSHLVAMGLEVIRRHTDPARNERATAEKQRIDRIAKAAEGTRIQRVKKTAPGAVKALLIIELDEQWQEQLQGQRIGIHVSVEYEGARKPAADVPTDVPFSFTYRDENLLYVLEDVCGGAIKSEMQISVYDLINILRLHHGKSIHHKGKKKGYPVNNGMLDSVVEMDMDRENGELLLNVATQLPDGLVDMFPTYIIGQSTGWIFSAGQFWPISSILPKPLQEVYRNRLVIPRESVPAFLMTELAQVEKLMAVRTDITPDLFHMKPAKPTFRLVVRGSPASLAATLYAEYNDEVELVAGRADMKGNFAIPDPRDLLRYRIRNMAAEKEAVEKLHAVGFDGRAGDTLKNIVGPREVLNFLGTGVPQVRRFGWRVELEGRVKPFAEKADYVMPIVHVDESEGGDYFDVSYEYDIGTGSISERDIQRALMKGDSFIERNGRTILLDGDAILQAREVFEDCAVGTGDKPGSFRMSGIYGSYVQSSLGALEGIGIEATPNWMERAKQQNEQESVEDVQLHPQMKATLRSYQQEGVNWLRFLENRGFCGILADEMGLGKTLQTLAWIQLGRTDEDHQGKPALIICPTSLVENWREEAAKFTPNLKVLTLHGTDRHRKWKKVEKVDLVITSYALMRRDIDKHLEYVYSIAILDEAQHIKNRATQNALAAKKIKADHRLVLTGTPIENGVTDLWSIMDYLMPGYLGHHKDFREYYELPILNGGADGDHAQFKLRRKLHPFLLRRLKKHVAKDLPAKIERIAPCKLTQDQHKVYKSLLEESKAKINEMVEKEGFNKSRMEILKTLLRLRQTCNHIDLLKLEGVKSKHPSAKMELFFELMNEALDSKHRVLVFSQFTSMLAILKKEMDERGIKYCYLDGSTKDRQEVVRRFNKDHSIPIFLMSLKAGGTGLNLTGADMVIHFDPWWNPAVEDQATDRAHRIGQKRTVYSVKLITKGTVEEKVVAMQQRKKMVIDATLTTDEQVMQKLTWEDVQELLSL; the protein is encoded by the coding sequence ATGAGTGATACACTTCCATATACCGAAAAAAAGCTAAAGGATTGGGCCGGTTGGCGGGCATACCGCGACGGAAAGGCCCTGTTCGAGCGCGGCGTTGTGGAAAAAGTGACCTTTGAGCACCCGTACATCACCGGCATCCTGAACCTCGGGCCGCGCGGCATGCGCAGCAAATTCGAGATTCTCAAGAACGGGTTGGTGGAAAACCACTGCCCCTGCCGCGACAACCAGGAGCGCGGTTTGATCTGTTCGCATCTCGTTGCCATGGGGCTTGAGGTGATCCGCCGCCACACCGACCCCGCACGGAACGAACGGGCAACCGCCGAAAAACAGCGTATCGACCGCATTGCCAAGGCGGCGGAAGGTACCCGCATCCAGCGCGTCAAAAAAACAGCCCCCGGCGCGGTCAAGGCCCTCCTGATCATTGAATTGGACGAGCAGTGGCAGGAGCAGCTGCAGGGGCAACGCATTGGAATCCATGTTTCGGTGGAATACGAAGGCGCCCGGAAGCCGGCCGCCGATGTGCCGACCGATGTCCCGTTCTCCTTCACCTACCGCGATGAAAACCTGCTCTATGTGCTAGAGGATGTTTGCGGCGGCGCCATCAAGAGCGAGATGCAGATTTCGGTCTACGACCTCATCAACATCCTCCGTCTGCACCACGGGAAGTCGATCCACCACAAAGGGAAAAAGAAGGGCTACCCGGTCAATAACGGCATGCTCGATTCCGTGGTCGAAATGGATATGGACCGGGAAAATGGCGAGCTGCTGCTCAATGTTGCAACCCAACTCCCGGATGGTTTGGTGGACATGTTCCCCACCTACATCATCGGGCAAAGCACCGGATGGATCTTCAGCGCCGGGCAGTTTTGGCCGATCAGCAGCATTTTGCCCAAACCACTGCAGGAGGTCTATCGCAACCGGTTGGTCATCCCGCGCGAAAGCGTTCCCGCCTTCCTGATGACCGAACTCGCACAGGTCGAAAAGCTGATGGCGGTCCGTACCGACATCACTCCCGACCTGTTCCACATGAAGCCCGCCAAACCCACCTTCCGGCTTGTGGTGCGGGGGAGTCCCGCATCGCTGGCCGCCACGCTCTACGCCGAATACAACGACGAAGTCGAGCTGGTTGCGGGCCGGGCCGACATGAAGGGCAACTTCGCCATCCCCGACCCGCGCGACCTGCTGCGCTACCGTATCCGCAACATGGCCGCCGAAAAGGAGGCCGTTGAAAAGCTCCATGCGGTCGGTTTCGATGGCCGGGCCGGGGATACGCTCAAGAACATCGTCGGGCCGCGCGAAGTGCTTAACTTCCTCGGAACGGGGGTGCCGCAGGTGCGCCGCTTCGGTTGGCGGGTCGAACTTGAAGGCCGCGTCAAGCCCTTTGCAGAAAAGGCCGACTATGTGATGCCCATCGTCCATGTGGATGAGTCCGAGGGCGGCGACTATTTCGATGTCAGCTACGAATACGACATTGGAACCGGCAGCATTTCCGAGCGCGACATCCAACGCGCGTTGATGAAAGGCGACTCGTTCATCGAGCGCAACGGACGCACCATACTGCTCGATGGCGATGCCATCCTGCAGGCGCGCGAGGTGTTCGAGGACTGCGCGGTCGGCACCGGCGACAAGCCCGGATCGTTCCGCATGAGCGGAATCTATGGTAGCTATGTCCAATCGTCGCTCGGTGCGCTCGAAGGCATCGGCATCGAAGCCACGCCAAACTGGATGGAGCGGGCCAAGCAGCAGAACGAGCAGGAATCGGTAGAGGATGTACAATTGCATCCGCAGATGAAGGCGACGTTGCGTTCCTATCAGCAGGAAGGCGTCAACTGGTTGCGCTTCCTCGAAAACCGCGGCTTCTGCGGCATCCTTGCCGACGAAATGGGATTGGGTAAAACCCTCCAAACCCTGGCCTGGATCCAGCTCGGCCGTACCGACGAAGACCACCAGGGCAAGCCCGCCCTGATCATCTGCCCGACCAGCCTTGTGGAAAACTGGCGGGAGGAAGCGGCCAAGTTCACGCCCAATCTCAAGGTGTTGACCCTCCACGGCACCGACCGCCATCGCAAATGGAAAAAGGTTGAAAAGGTCGATCTTGTCATCACGTCCTATGCCCTGATGCGACGCGATATTGATAAGCACTTGGAATACGTCTATTCCATCGCCATTCTCGATGAGGCGCAGCACATCAAGAACCGCGCCACGCAGAATGCGCTCGCCGCAAAGAAGATCAAGGCCGACCACCGGCTGGTGCTCACGGGAACGCCGATTGAAAATGGCGTGACCGACCTCTGGTCGATCATGGATTATTTAATGCCGGGCTACCTCGGGCACCACAAGGACTTCCGCGAATACTACGAGCTGCCGATCCTCAACGGCGGGGCCGATGGCGACCACGCCCAGTTCAAGTTGCGGCGCAAGTTGCATCCGTTCCTTTTGCGCCGCCTGAAAAAACACGTTGCCAAGGATCTGCCGGCCAAGATCGAGCGCATCGCCCCGTGCAAGCTCACGCAGGATCAGCACAAGGTCTACAAGTCGCTGCTCGAGGAGTCGAAGGCCAAGATCAACGAAATGGTCGAGAAGGAAGGCTTCAACAAGAGCCGCATGGAAATCCTCAAGACGCTGCTGCGCTTGCGCCAGACCTGCAACCACATTGACCTGCTCAAGCTCGAAGGGGTCAAGAGCAAGCACCCGTCCGCCAAGATGGAGCTGTTCTTCGAACTCATGAACGAGGCGTTGGACAGCAAGCACCGTGTGCTTGTCTTCAGCCAGTTCACCTCCATGCTGGCCATCCTTAAAAAGGAAATGGATGAACGCGGCATTAAATACTGCTACCTCGACGGCAGCACCAAGGATCGCCAGGAGGTCGTCCGTCGGTTCAACAAGGACCACTCCATCCCGATCTTCCTCATGAGCCTCAAGGCCGGCGGAACCGGTCTCAACCTTACCGGCGCCGACATGGTGATCCATTTCGACCCGTGGTGGAACCCGGCCGTGGAAGACCAGGCCACCGACCGCGCGCACCGCATTGGCCAGAAGCGTACGGTCTACTCGGTCAAGCTCATCACCAAGGGCACCGTCGAGGAAAAGGTCGTCGCCATGCAGCAGCGCAAGAAGATGGTTATCGATGCCACCCTCACGACCGACGAACAGGTCATGCAAAAGCTCACCTGGGAAGACGTGCAGGAGCTGTTGAGCCTATAA